One Rhinolophus sinicus isolate RSC01 linkage group LG06, ASM3656204v1, whole genome shotgun sequence DNA window includes the following coding sequences:
- the SLC37A4 gene encoding glucose-6-phosphate exchanger SLC37A4 isoform X2 — MAARGYGYYRIVIFSAMFGGYSLYYFNRKTFSFVMPSLVEEIPLDKDDLGLITSSQSAAYAISKFVSGVLSDQMSARWLFSSGLLLVGLVNIVFSWSFTVPVFTALWFLNGLAQGLGWPPCGKVLRKWFEPSQFGTWWAILSTSMNLAGGLGPILATILAQSYSWRSTLALSGALCVVVSFLCLLLIHNEPADVGLRNLDPTPSRGKKGSLKEESTLQELLLSPYLWVLSTGYLVVFGVKTCCTDWGQFFLIQEKGQSALVGSSYMSALEVGGLVGSIAAGYLSDRAMAKAGLSIYGNPRHGLLLFMMAGMTVSMYLFRVTVTSDSPKLWILLLGAVFGFSCYGPIALFGVIANESAPPNLCGTSHAVVGLMANVGGFLAGLPFSTIAKHYSWSTAFWVAEVICAASTAAFFLLRNIRTKMGRVPKKAE; from the exons ATGGCAGCCCGAGGCTACGGCTATTACCGCATTGTGATCTTCTCGGCCATGTTCGGAGGCTACAGCCTGTACTACTTCAACCGCAAGACCTTCTCCTTTGTCATGCCGTCCTTGGTGGAGGAGATCCCTCTGGACAAGGATGACTTGG GGCTCATCACCAGCAGCCAGTCAGCAGCCTATGCCATCAGCAAGTTTGTGAGTGGGGTGCTGTCTGACCAGATGAGCGCTCGCTGGCTCTTCTCTTCTGGGCTGCTCCTGGTTGGCCTGGTCAACATAGTCTTTTCCTGGAGCTTCACAGTGCCTGTCTTCACTGCTCTCTGGTTCCTCAATGGCCTTGCACAGGGGCTGGGATGGCCCCCATGTGGGAAGGTCCTGCGGAAG TGGTTTGAGCCATCTCAGTTTGGCACTTGGTGGGCCATCCTGTCAACCAGCATGAACCTGGCTGGAGGGCTGGGCCCTATTCTGGCAACCATCCTCGCACAGAGTTATAGCTGGCGCAGCACGCTGGCCCTGTCTGGGGCACTATGTGTGGttgtctccttcctctgtctcctgCTCATCCACAATGAACCTGCTGATGTTGGACTCCGAAACCTggaccccaccccctccaggggCAAGAAGG GCTCCTTGAAGGAGGAGAGTACCTTACAGGAGCTGCTGCTGTCCCCCTACCTGTGGGTTCTCTCCACTGGCTACCTTGTGGTGTTTGGAGTAAAGACCTGCTGTACTGACTGGGGCCAGTTCTTCCTTATCCAGGAGAAAGGACAGTCAGCCCTCGTGG GGAGCTCCTACATGAGCGCCCTGGAGGTGGGGGGCCTTGTAGGCAGCATCGCAGCTGGCTACCTGTCAGACCGGGCCATGGCAAAG GCAGGGCTGTCCATCTATGGGAACCCTCGCCATGGCCTGTTGCTGTTCATGATGGCTGGTATGACAGTGTCAATGTATCTCTTCCGAGTAACTGTGACCAGTGACTCCCCCAAG CTCTGGATCCTGTTGTTGGGAGCTGTGTTTGGTTTCTCCTGTTATGGTCCCATTGCCTTGTTCGGAGTTATAGCGAACGAGAGTGCCCCTCCCAACTTGTGTGGCACTTCCCATGCCGTTGTGGGACTCATGGCCAATG TGGGCGGCTTTCTGGCTGGGTTGCCCTTCAGCACCATCGCCAAGCACTACAGCTGGAGCACAGCCTTCTGGGTGGCTGAAGTGATCTGTGCAGCCAGTACAGCTGCCTTCTTCCTCCTACGAAACATCCGCACTAAGATGGGCCGAGTGCCCAAGAAGGCTGAGTGA
- the SLC37A4 gene encoding glucose-6-phosphate exchanger SLC37A4 isoform X1: MAARGYGYYRIVIFSAMFGGYSLYYFNRKTFSFVMPSLVEEIPLDKDDLGLITSSQSAAYAISKFVSGVLSDQMSARWLFSSGLLLVGLVNIVFSWSFTVPVFTALWFLNGLAQGLGWPPCGKVLRKWFEPSQFGTWWAILSTSMNLAGGLGPILATILAQSYSWRSTLALSGALCVVVSFLCLLLIHNEPADVGLRNLDPTPSRGKKGSLKEESTLQELLLSPYLWVLSTGYLVVFGVKTCCTDWGQFFLIQEKGQSALVGSSYMSALEVGGLVGSIAAGYLSDRAMAKAGLSIYGNPRHGLLLFMMAGMTVSMYLFRVTVTSDSPKDFTFWTPALHPLAELTGFKEHELWILLLGAVFGFSCYGPIALFGVIANESAPPNLCGTSHAVVGLMANVGGFLAGLPFSTIAKHYSWSTAFWVAEVICAASTAAFFLLRNIRTKMGRVPKKAE; the protein is encoded by the exons ATGGCAGCCCGAGGCTACGGCTATTACCGCATTGTGATCTTCTCGGCCATGTTCGGAGGCTACAGCCTGTACTACTTCAACCGCAAGACCTTCTCCTTTGTCATGCCGTCCTTGGTGGAGGAGATCCCTCTGGACAAGGATGACTTGG GGCTCATCACCAGCAGCCAGTCAGCAGCCTATGCCATCAGCAAGTTTGTGAGTGGGGTGCTGTCTGACCAGATGAGCGCTCGCTGGCTCTTCTCTTCTGGGCTGCTCCTGGTTGGCCTGGTCAACATAGTCTTTTCCTGGAGCTTCACAGTGCCTGTCTTCACTGCTCTCTGGTTCCTCAATGGCCTTGCACAGGGGCTGGGATGGCCCCCATGTGGGAAGGTCCTGCGGAAG TGGTTTGAGCCATCTCAGTTTGGCACTTGGTGGGCCATCCTGTCAACCAGCATGAACCTGGCTGGAGGGCTGGGCCCTATTCTGGCAACCATCCTCGCACAGAGTTATAGCTGGCGCAGCACGCTGGCCCTGTCTGGGGCACTATGTGTGGttgtctccttcctctgtctcctgCTCATCCACAATGAACCTGCTGATGTTGGACTCCGAAACCTggaccccaccccctccaggggCAAGAAGG GCTCCTTGAAGGAGGAGAGTACCTTACAGGAGCTGCTGCTGTCCCCCTACCTGTGGGTTCTCTCCACTGGCTACCTTGTGGTGTTTGGAGTAAAGACCTGCTGTACTGACTGGGGCCAGTTCTTCCTTATCCAGGAGAAAGGACAGTCAGCCCTCGTGG GGAGCTCCTACATGAGCGCCCTGGAGGTGGGGGGCCTTGTAGGCAGCATCGCAGCTGGCTACCTGTCAGACCGGGCCATGGCAAAG GCAGGGCTGTCCATCTATGGGAACCCTCGCCATGGCCTGTTGCTGTTCATGATGGCTGGTATGACAGTGTCAATGTATCTCTTCCGAGTAACTGTGACCAGTGACTCCCCCAAG GATTTTACTTTCTGGACTCCAGCTCTTCACCCTCTCGCTGAGCTCACAGGCTTTAAGGAACATGAG CTCTGGATCCTGTTGTTGGGAGCTGTGTTTGGTTTCTCCTGTTATGGTCCCATTGCCTTGTTCGGAGTTATAGCGAACGAGAGTGCCCCTCCCAACTTGTGTGGCACTTCCCATGCCGTTGTGGGACTCATGGCCAATG TGGGCGGCTTTCTGGCTGGGTTGCCCTTCAGCACCATCGCCAAGCACTACAGCTGGAGCACAGCCTTCTGGGTGGCTGAAGTGATCTGTGCAGCCAGTACAGCTGCCTTCTTCCTCCTACGAAACATCCGCACTAAGATGGGCCGAGTGCCCAAGAAGGCTGAGTGA
- the TRAPPC4 gene encoding trafficking protein particle complex subunit 4 isoform X2 — MANTRLMGKRCWSTWPTLLTTRCPFGSADPALPPMRSSCWPLCSTRIKFVVLADPRQAGIDSLLRKIYEIYSDFALKNPFYSLEMPIRCELFDQNLKLALEVAEKAGTFGPGS, encoded by the exons ATGGCAAATACACGGCTGATGGGAAAGAGGTGCTGGAGTACCTGGCCAACCCTTCTAACTACCCGGTGTCCATTCGGTTCGGCCGACCCCGCCTTACCTCCAATGAGAAGCTCATGCTGGCCTCTATGTTCCACTC GAATCAAGTTTGTGGTGTTAGCAGACCCTAGACAAGCTGGAATAGATTCTCTTCTCCGAAAGATTTATGAGATTTATTCAGACTTTGCCCTCAAGAATCCATTCTACTCCCTGGAAATGCCCATCAG GTGTGAGCTGTTTGACCAGAACCTGAAGTTAGCCCTGGAGGTGGCAGAGAAGGCTGGAACTTTTGGACCTGGGTCATAG
- the TRAPPC4 gene encoding trafficking protein particle complex subunit 4 isoform X1: protein MAIFSVYVVNKAGGLIYQLDSYAPRAEAEKTFSYPLDLLLKLHDERVLVAFGQRDGIRVGHAVLAINGMDVNGKYTADGKEVLEYLANPSNYPVSIRFGRPRLTSNEKLMLASMFHSLFAIGSQLSPEQGSSGIEMLETDTFKLHCFQTLTGIKFVVLADPRQAGIDSLLRKIYEIYSDFALKNPFYSLEMPIRCELFDQNLKLALEVAEKAGTFGPGS, encoded by the exons ATGGCGATTTTCAGTGTGTATGTGGTGAACAAAGCAGGCGGCCTGATTTACCAACTGGACAGCTACGCGCCACGGGCCGAGGCTGAAAAAACTTTCAGTTACCCGCTTGATCTGCTGCTCAAGCTACATGACGAACGTGTGCTGGTTGCCTTCGGCCAACGCGACGGAATCCGGG TGGGGCACGCAGTGCTGGCCATCAATGGCATGGACGTGAATGGCAAATACACGGCTGATGGGAAAGAGGTGCTGGAGTACCTGGCCAACCCTTCTAACTACCCGGTGTCCATTCGGTTCGGCCGACCCCGCCTTACCTCCAATGAGAAGCTCATGCTGGCCTCTATGTTCCACTC GCTGTTCGCAATCGGCTCCCAGCTGTCTCCTGAACAGGGCAGCTCAGGCATTGAGATGCTGGAGACAGACACATTCAAACTACACTGCTTCCAGACACTGACAG GAATCAAGTTTGTGGTGTTAGCAGACCCTAGACAAGCTGGAATAGATTCTCTTCTCCGAAAGATTTATGAGATTTATTCAGACTTTGCCCTCAAGAATCCATTCTACTCCCTGGAAATGCCCATCAG GTGTGAGCTGTTTGACCAGAACCTGAAGTTAGCCCTGGAGGTGGCAGAGAAGGCTGGAACTTTTGGACCTGGGTCATAG
- the RPS25 gene encoding small ribosomal subunit protein eS25: MPPKDDKKKKDAGKSAKKDKDPVNKSGGKAKKKKWSKGKVRDKLNNLVLFDKATYDKLCKEVPNYKLITPAVVSERLKIRGSLARAALQELLSKGLIKLVSKHRAQVIYTRNTKGGDAPAAGEDA, translated from the exons ATG CCGCCCAAAGAcgacaagaagaagaaagatgctgGAAAGTCGGCCAAGAAAGACAAAGACCCAGTGAACAAATCTGGAGGCAAGGCCAAAAAGAAG AAGTGGTCCAAAGGCAAAGTTCGGGACAAGCTCAATAACTTAGTCTTGTTTGACAAAGCGACATATGACAAACTCTGTAAGGAAGTTCCCAACTATAAGCTTATAACCCCAGCTGTTGTCTCTGAGAGACTGAAGATCCGTGGTTCCTTGGCCAGGGCAGCCCTTCAGGAGCTCCTTAGTAAAG gacttattaaattagtttcaaagcACCGCGCTCAAGTAATTTACACTAGAAACACCAAGGGTGGGGATGCCCCAGCTGCTGGTGAAGATGCATGA
- the CENATAC gene encoding centrosomal AT-AC splicing factor, with translation MAPAQRCPLCRQTFFCGRGHVYSRKHQRQLKMALDRLLLQVEAARKAIRTAQVERYVPEHERCCWCLCCSCEVRKHLSHGNLTVLHGGLLEHLASPEHRKATNRFWWENKAEVHMKEKFLISPQDYARFKKSMVKGLDSYEEKEDEVIKEMAAQIREVEHSRQEVVRSVLEPQAVPDPEEGSSAPGSWKGTNSQIASTSQQPSYLDLPSATELDWMDTGQPLTFTGHQDTAGVGNIHSGATPPWMVQDEEYSSGNQQIGPSYEEFLKEKEKQKLKKLPPDRVGANFDHSSSTSAGWLPSFGRVWNNGRRWQSRHQFKTEAAARNKQQSHKEKKLLVS, from the exons ATGGCGCCAGCGCAGCGTTGCCCGCTGTGCCGTCAGACCTTCTTCTGTGGTCGCGGGCACGTCTACAGTCGCAAGCACCAGCGGCAGCTGAAGATGGCTTTGGATCGGCTCCTGCTACAG GTGGAGGCCGCCCGCAAGGCCATTCGCACAGCTCAGGTGGAGCGTTACGTGCCCGAGCACGAGCGGTGCTGCTGGTGTCTGTGCTGCAGCTGTGAGGTGCGGAAACACCTGAGCCATGGAAATCTGACAGTGCTGCACGGGGGGCTGCTGGAGCATCTAGCCAG CCCAGAGCACAGGAAAGCAACCAACAGATTCTGGTGGGAGAACAAGGCTGAGGTACATATGAAGGAGAAGTTTCTCATCTCTCCTCAAGATTATGCACG ATTCAAGAAATCCATGGTGAAAGGTTTGGATTCCTATGAGGAAAAAGAGGATGAAGTGATCAAAGAA ATGGCAGCTCAGATCCGTGAGGTGGAGCACAGCCGGCAGGAGGTGGTTCGGTCTGTCTTAGAG CCTCAGGCAGTGCCAGACCCAGAAGAGGGATCTTCAGCACCTGGAAGCTGGAAAGGGACAAACAG cCAAATAGCCTCCACCTCACAGCAGCCCTCATACTTGGACCTGCCATCTGCCACAGAGCTTGACTGGATGGACACAGGACAACCTCTGACATTCACTGGCCATCAG GATACAGCAGGAGTTGGTAACATCCACTCAG GTGCCACACCTCCCTGGATGGTTCAAGATGAGGAATACAGCTCTGGTAATCAACAAATAGGACCTTCCTATGAAGAATTTCTTAAAGAAA aggaaaaacagaaattgaagAAACTCCCTCCAGACAGAGTTGGGGCCAACTTTGATCATAGCTCCAGCACCAGTGCAGGCTGGCTGCCCTCTTTTGGCCGTGTCTGGAATAATGGACGCCGCTGGCAATCCAG GCATCAATTCAAAACTGAAGCTGCAGCAAGGAACAAACAGCAgtcacataaagaaaaaaagctattGGTTTCCTGA